A window of the Chloroflexus sp. Y-396-1 genome harbors these coding sequences:
- a CDS encoding clostripain-related cysteine peptidase, with protein MQSRYRFVITLTIIMAVIGVGLGNSITTGRLIVSEGIVAAAPAGGITTQQTQPYRFFQFAIGAQASVGQFNKPSDVAVAPDGAIYVADSDSHRIHRFSATGEFLGGWGVYGYGDGQFYNPHGVAVAPDGTVYVADTGNHRIQRFSATGAFLSRWGQQGYNDGQFSSPGGVAVAPDGTVYVADTGNHRIQRFSADGTFLGTWGVSGSGNGEFSSPSGVAVAPDGTVYVADWGNHRIQRFDAGGTFLTTWMAYGSNEVAVASDGTVYAADSWNNRILHFSATGAFLGTWGSSGSGDGQFNKPSGMAVASNGTVYIADSDNRRIQQFSATGTFLGKWGVPDSSDGKFGSLSDVALAPDGTVYVADSNRIQRFSADGTFLGAWGASGSGNGQFSSPSGVAVAPDGTVYVADWGNHRIQRFSADGTFLSGWGSRGQSESQFSYPSDVAVASDGTVYVTDRWNHRIQHFTATGTFLNAWGEYSSGNRQFNNPSEVAVAPDGTVYVADDDRIQRFDTNGNLLSNWWMRAAGIAVAPDGTVYVTGGNHQILRFHTDGTILDKWGSYGRGDGQFSNPSGVAIAPDGTVYVADYYNYRIQVFGTDYPNAWRGEFFANDWLAGPVLHVENVPDLFLNRSWAGQPAATIPADHFTSRWMRYVNFPTAGRYRFTLRADDGVRFWVDDRLLVESWQPQSPTREVTVELSAGYHKLLLEHWDRDGGATLALEWARVDAIPTPPTPPIIGPPTPQSGGPGEVIPTATPSPTLTPSPTASPSPTTTAIPTPSPTLTPSPTATTIPTATPALPQPPSNLRQIGSTTTSITLAWQDNATNEIGFHLYRNGTRIATLGANVTTYTDTGLSCGQSYRYRVSAYNAAGESAMSEELTATTADCSHFLFMLYLNGDNDLYRYIERALQALERSAANPNVLIVALVDGHQNGDTQRLVFEATGVQREPLGELNMGNPQTLQAFVQWARERYPARYSYLALAGHGNGLVGIGPDWNNTHDVLAPEELRSALQAATNNGQHKIDIVHYDACSMALFEHAYEVRNYAHYLIASQYLAWSVFAYREYAGQVGLQAIPMLAGLNDVIAEVSTESTPRTLATQIAERYFGHPQLTGLPRTISVLDLGQVESVRQALDHLATLLRNEINSVQTPLKNARQAVQTFDSRLPAYVNNMQDEYIDLYHWASLVRSIPNSSIGAAAQQVMDRVRTQLVVVSRRASGQYANSVIDLDQAHGVSLYYPPQSGGSGYRDYMFHRIFQFTNNGHWDDLLVDYFGVTGLFGGEIEPPALLRMLQPNEMVYVPLIVRGP; from the coding sequence GTGCAGTCGAGGTATCGTTTCGTGATTACCCTCACCATCATCATGGCGGTCATTGGCGTAGGATTGGGGAACTCGATCACCACCGGAAGATTGATCGTTAGTGAGGGTATCGTTGCAGCCGCACCTGCTGGCGGTATCACGACACAGCAGACGCAGCCGTACCGCTTCTTCCAGTTTGCTATCGGCGCTCAGGCATCGGTAGGGCAATTCAACAAACCTTCCGATGTAGCAGTGGCGCCCGACGGCGCCATCTACGTGGCAGACAGCGACAGCCACCGCATCCATCGCTTCAGCGCCACCGGCGAGTTCCTCGGTGGGTGGGGAGTGTACGGCTATGGTGACGGGCAGTTCTACAATCCTCACGGCGTGGCGGTGGCGCCCGACGGCACGGTCTACGTGGCGGATACGGGCAACCATCGCATCCAGCGCTTCAGCGCCACCGGCGCGTTCCTCAGCAGGTGGGGGCAGCAGGGTTACAATGACGGGCAGTTCAGCTCTCCTGGCGGCGTGGCCGTGGCGCCCGACGGCACGGTCTACGTGGCGGATACGGGCAACCACCGCATCCAGCGCTTCAGCGCCGACGGAACCTTCCTCGGTACGTGGGGAGTGTCGGGCAGCGGCAATGGGGAGTTCTCTTCTCCGTCTGGCGTGGCAGTGGCGCCTGACGGTACGGTCTACGTGGCGGATTGGGGCAACCACCGCATCCAGCGCTTCGACGCCGGCGGAACTTTTCTCACTACATGGATGGCATACGGCAGTAACGAGGTGGCAGTGGCCTCCGACGGCACTGTCTACGCGGCGGATTCCTGGAATAACCGCATCCTGCACTTCAGCGCTACTGGAGCCTTTCTGGGTACGTGGGGGTCTTCTGGCAGTGGCGACGGGCAGTTTAACAAACCTTCCGGTATGGCGGTTGCATCTAATGGTACAGTCTACATTGCAGATAGCGACAACCGCCGCATCCAGCAATTCAGCGCTACCGGAACTTTCCTCGGCAAGTGGGGAGTGCCAGACAGTAGCGACGGGAAGTTCGGATCTCTTTCCGACGTGGCATTGGCACCTGACGGTACAGTTTACGTGGCGGATAGTAACCGCATCCAGCGCTTCAGCGCCGACGGAACCTTCCTCGGCGCGTGGGGGGCATCCGGCAGTGGCAACGGGCAGTTCTCTTCTCCGTCTGGCGTGGCAGTGGCGCCTGACGGTACGGTCTACGTGGCGGATTGGGGCAACCACCGCATCCAGCGTTTCAGTGCCGATGGAACTTTCCTTAGTGGATGGGGATCACGCGGTCAGAGCGAAAGTCAGTTCAGTTATCCCTCTGACGTTGCAGTGGCTTCCGACGGTACGGTTTATGTAACAGATCGCTGGAACCACCGCATTCAGCACTTCACAGCAACTGGCACTTTTCTCAATGCATGGGGTGAGTATAGCAGCGGCAATCGTCAGTTCAACAATCCCTCCGAGGTGGCAGTGGCGCCTGACGGCACGGTCTATGTGGCGGACGATGATCGCATCCAGCGTTTCGATACCAACGGAAACCTCTTAAGCAACTGGTGGATGAGAGCTGCTGGCATAGCAGTTGCACCCGACGGTACGGTCTATGTGACTGGTGGAAACCACCAAATTCTGCGCTTCCACACCGACGGAACTATTCTCGACAAGTGGGGGTCGTATGGCAGAGGCGACGGGCAGTTTAGCAATCCTTCTGGCGTAGCCATTGCACCCGACGGCACCGTCTACGTGGCAGATTACTACAACTACCGCATCCAGGTGTTCGGAACAGACTACCCAAATGCCTGGCGCGGCGAGTTCTTCGCCAACGACTGGCTCGCCGGACCGGTGCTGCACGTTGAAAACGTCCCCGACCTGTTCCTGAACCGGTCGTGGGCCGGGCAACCGGCGGCGACCATCCCTGCCGACCATTTCACCAGTCGCTGGATGCGCTACGTGAATTTCCCGACTGCCGGACGCTACCGCTTCACCCTCCGCGCCGACGATGGCGTGCGTTTCTGGGTCGATGACCGGCTGCTGGTCGAGTCCTGGCAGCCGCAGTCGCCCACCCGCGAGGTGACCGTTGAGCTGTCTGCGGGCTACCATAAGCTGCTGCTCGAACATTGGGATCGGGATGGTGGAGCGACGCTGGCGCTGGAGTGGGCGAGAGTTGATGCTATTCCTACACCTCCAACACCACCAATAATAGGACCACCTACACCACAGTCGGGTGGTCCGGGAGAAGTCATCCCGACAGCGACCCCATCGCCGACACTGACCCCATCGCCGACAGCCTCCCCATCCCCGACGACCACGGCCATCCCTACGCCATCCCCGACACTGACCCCATCGCCGACAGCCACGACCATCCCAACGGCCACCCCCGCACTACCCCAACCTCCTAGTAACCTGCGCCAGATCGGGAGCACCACTACCAGTATCACCCTCGCCTGGCAGGACAACGCGACTAACGAAATTGGCTTCCACCTCTATCGCAACGGAACGCGCATTGCCACTCTGGGCGCGAATGTCACCACCTACACCGATACCGGCCTGAGCTGCGGCCAGAGCTATCGTTATCGGGTGAGTGCCTACAATGCCGCCGGCGAGTCGGCAATGAGCGAAGAGCTAACTGCCACCACCGCCGATTGTTCGCACTTCCTCTTTATGCTCTACCTCAACGGTGATAATGACCTTTATCGCTACATAGAACGTGCGCTTCAGGCCCTCGAACGATCCGCAGCGAACCCCAATGTTCTTATCGTAGCCCTGGTCGATGGTCACCAAAACGGTGATACGCAGCGCCTGGTGTTTGAGGCAACAGGGGTACAGCGCGAGCCGCTAGGTGAGCTTAATATGGGCAACCCGCAAACCCTCCAGGCGTTTGTCCAGTGGGCACGGGAGCGCTACCCAGCCCGATATTCCTATCTGGCCCTGGCCGGGCACGGGAATGGATTGGTGGGTATTGGCCCAGATTGGAATAACACGCACGATGTACTCGCACCCGAAGAACTCCGGTCAGCCTTGCAAGCGGCAACGAATAACGGGCAGCACAAGATTGATATTGTCCACTACGATGCCTGCTCGATGGCCCTGTTCGAGCATGCGTATGAGGTACGTAACTACGCCCATTATCTGATTGCCTCCCAATACCTAGCCTGGTCGGTCTTTGCCTATCGCGAATATGCCGGGCAGGTCGGTCTCCAGGCTATCCCGATGTTGGCAGGTCTCAACGACGTGATTGCAGAGGTGAGCACCGAAAGTACGCCCCGCACCCTGGCGACGCAGATCGCCGAACGGTATTTCGGGCATCCGCAACTGACCGGCCTGCCACGCACAATCTCGGTGCTTGATTTGGGGCAGGTTGAGTCGGTGCGTCAGGCGCTCGACCACCTGGCAACCCTGCTCCGCAATGAGATAAACAGCGTACAAACGCCACTGAAAAACGCACGCCAGGCGGTGCAAACATTCGACTCACGTCTCCCTGCCTACGTTAACAACATGCAAGATGAGTATATTGACCTCTACCATTGGGCAAGTCTGGTACGGTCAATCCCTAACTCGTCCATCGGTGCTGCCGCACAGCAGGTGATGGATAGGGTGCGCACGCAGTTGGTCGTGGTCTCTAGGAGGGCGAGTGGTCAATATGCCAACAGCGTGATTGACCTCGATCAGGCTCACGGGGTCAGCCTCTACTACCCGCCCCAGTCGGGTGGGAGCGGGTACCGAGACTATATGTTCCACCGGATATTCCAATTCACGAATAACGGTCACTGGGACGATTTACTGGTTGACTACTTTGGTGTGACGGGATTATTCGGTGGTGAGATTGAGCCACCGGCATTACTGCGCATGCTTCAGCCGAACGAAATGGTGTACGTGCCACTGATCGTGCGTGGGCCATAG
- the hemG gene encoding protoporphyrinogen oxidase encodes MIAAYDSVVIGGGIGGLAAAYTLYKRGYRVLVIEAANRVGGVIHSITTPEGFTLDCGPNTLGTKDVRLWQELVDLGLRERITPAERCSKRRFILIKGRPIEIPTSPFGLIGTPLLSWQGKARVLAEPFVNLKQGSGDESVAAFFVRRIGPEATNHLIDPFVAGVYAGNPQHLSVAAVFPSLWEAAQRGGSIVRGMLRRPKDKARLSEPKMRSRTFSFRGGLAEWPLALARALGAGNVWTERQAVRLQQRGSLWEVTVNGANGLETISSRSVIIATPAYAAANLIESVDAQAAAALRGIPYAPVAVVHLGFRRSQLSRELCGFGVLAPSSEQRQFLGILWTSSIFPHVAPPDRVLTTTLSGGAIRPELVEQSDEALIEAAIRDHQQLLGVNGQPILTHVTRWRHAIAQYTFGHRERIATLERLEQRLPTLQLTGSYRDGVGVPKTWANGVQAGERVAAVLAGQGDVMALSEGREVRSEE; translated from the coding sequence ATGATAGCGGCCTATGACAGTGTGGTAATCGGAGGCGGTATCGGCGGTTTAGCAGCGGCCTATACCCTTTACAAGCGCGGGTACCGGGTCCTAGTTATCGAGGCCGCCAATCGGGTCGGTGGTGTGATCCATAGTATCACAACGCCGGAGGGTTTTACGCTTGATTGCGGGCCGAACACGCTGGGGACGAAAGATGTACGGTTGTGGCAAGAACTGGTTGATCTAGGGCTTCGTGAACGGATCACTCCGGCGGAACGTTGTAGTAAGCGTCGTTTCATTTTGATTAAGGGCCGGCCAATCGAGATTCCAACCTCACCATTTGGACTGATCGGCACGCCATTACTCTCGTGGCAGGGCAAAGCACGTGTCCTGGCCGAGCCATTCGTTAACCTCAAGCAAGGCAGTGGCGACGAGAGCGTTGCCGCCTTTTTTGTCCGTCGGATTGGCCCCGAAGCCACGAACCATCTCATCGACCCCTTCGTCGCCGGGGTATACGCCGGCAATCCGCAGCACCTCTCGGTTGCCGCAGTCTTTCCTTCGTTATGGGAAGCGGCGCAGCGAGGTGGCAGCATTGTGCGGGGAATGCTGAGGAGACCGAAGGATAAAGCTCGCCTGAGCGAGCCAAAGATGCGTAGCCGTACCTTTAGTTTTCGTGGTGGGTTAGCGGAATGGCCACTGGCACTGGCGCGGGCGTTAGGTGCAGGGAATGTCTGGACTGAGCGGCAAGCAGTTCGCCTACAGCAACGTGGCTCGCTGTGGGAAGTGACCGTTAATGGCGCAAACGGTCTGGAGACAATCAGTAGTCGGAGTGTGATCATCGCTACGCCCGCATACGCCGCGGCCAACCTGATCGAGTCGGTTGATGCACAAGCCGCCGCTGCCCTGCGCGGGATTCCGTATGCGCCAGTTGCAGTCGTCCATCTCGGTTTTCGACGATCTCAGCTCAGTCGTGAGTTGTGCGGTTTTGGTGTGCTAGCTCCATCGAGTGAACAGCGACAGTTTCTTGGTATCCTCTGGACATCGAGCATCTTCCCGCATGTAGCGCCCCCAGATCGAGTACTTACGACGACCCTGAGTGGTGGTGCAATTCGGCCAGAGCTGGTCGAACAGAGCGACGAAGCGCTGATCGAGGCGGCTATTCGCGATCATCAGCAACTTCTAGGAGTCAACGGTCAACCCATCCTCACGCACGTCACACGCTGGCGTCACGCCATCGCCCAATACACGTTTGGTCACCGTGAACGAATCGCAACGCTGGAACGGCTTGAACAGCGTCTCCCGACCTTGCAATTGACCGGCAGCTACCGCGACGGTGTTGGCGTGCCGAAGACGTGGGCCAACGGTGTGCAAGCCGGTGAACGGGTTGCTGCGGTACTGGCCGGGCAAGGTGATGTCATGGCGTTGAGTGAGGGGAGAGAGGTGAGGAGTGAGGAGTGA